A window from Leptospira meyeri encodes these proteins:
- the carA gene encoding glutamine-hydrolyzing carbamoyl-phosphate synthase small subunit — protein MQAFLVLANGTVMKGRSFGANKNSIGEVVFNTSMAGYQEIITDPSYKGQLVTLTYPMIGNYGINPDDMESDKIQASGLIVKEYVKRPSNFQSKETLSEFLIRFGVPAIEGIDTRKLTRIIRNSGAMSCGIFISETYEDSFLETVKNAPSMEGQDLAQVVTCEKPYVFGAHSPSKFKLAVYDFGIKRNILKLLDAAGFNVHVFPAKTKAEDLLKDGFDAFFLSNGPGDPAPLDYAISSAKAIMDAKKPLFGICLGHQIIGLALGKKTAKLKFGHRGGNHPVRNEETGKIEITSQNHGFHVLGESTSEMPITRINLFDNTVAGLKTKGLPVMAVQYHPEACPGPHDSAYHFQEFYTMVESSKS, from the coding sequence ATGCAGGCTTTTTTGGTTTTAGCAAACGGAACGGTCATGAAGGGCCGATCCTTCGGTGCAAATAAAAATTCGATTGGTGAGGTAGTCTTTAACACCTCTATGGCGGGATATCAGGAAATCATCACTGATCCTTCCTACAAAGGCCAACTCGTGACCCTCACTTACCCGATGATTGGGAACTACGGTATCAATCCAGACGATATGGAATCTGATAAGATCCAAGCTTCTGGACTCATTGTCAAAGAATATGTCAAACGACCTTCCAACTTCCAGTCCAAAGAAACTCTGAGTGAGTTTCTCATTCGGTTTGGAGTTCCCGCCATCGAAGGGATCGATACTCGTAAACTAACACGTATTATTCGAAACTCAGGTGCGATGTCTTGCGGAATTTTTATCAGCGAAACCTATGAAGATTCTTTTTTAGAGACAGTGAAAAATGCACCTTCCATGGAAGGGCAAGACCTTGCACAAGTAGTCACTTGTGAAAAACCGTATGTATTTGGAGCGCATTCTCCAAGCAAATTTAAACTTGCTGTCTATGACTTTGGAATCAAAAGAAATATTCTCAAACTTCTCGATGCAGCAGGATTCAACGTACACGTATTCCCTGCCAAAACCAAAGCAGAAGACTTACTAAAAGATGGATTTGATGCTTTTTTCTTATCCAATGGGCCAGGGGATCCTGCTCCTTTGGATTATGCCATCTCTTCTGCAAAAGCCATTATGGATGCAAAAAAGCCATTGTTTGGAATTTGTTTAGGACACCAGATCATTGGGTTGGCTCTTGGAAAAAAGACAGCCAAACTTAAGTTCGGTCACCGAGGCGGAAACCACCCTGTTCGAAACGAAGAAACAGGGAAAATTGAAATCACATCTCAAAACCATGGGTTCCATGTTCTGGGAGAGTCAACAAGTGAGATGCCAATTACAAGGATCAATTTGTTCGACAATACGGTTGCTGGACTAAAAACCAAAGGTCTTCCGGTAATGGCAGTCCAATACCATCCAGAAGCTTGCCCAGGTCCACACGACTCAGCTTATCATTTTCAAGAATTTTATACTATGGTAGAATCCTCTAAATCGTAA
- a CDS encoding MBOAT family O-acyltransferase, which yields MFIFGVSSNLIYLAAFKYFMFVWQLFSDLKISFGFPGLVWKPEIILPIGISFYTFHNISYLIEVYDKRINPTKNFLTFAIYDLFFPLLLLGPIERPGNLIPQIESEQIITKEKIWNGISLFFWGVFIKSTIADPFSRYVEIHAFSFESLEPGILWIVAPVIAFQVYADFFGYSLCAMGLAEMMGFQLMNNFKRPFFSSNPSEFWSKWHISLSTWLRDYVYIKLGGNRHGFLRENLNLMVVWFLAGIWHGAGYGFVIWGIYLGLCLVLYRCLKHYGLVKEKIRFVSLVGTFFTFYSFSLGLLLFRIQSPSETKLILQNLSSLPSLSSIPLMILWTALPLVVFDFWQETKDTERPNFFISAKPYKFLFMFFILFLWFSLFSPFGKEDFFYFQF from the coding sequence ATGTTTATATTTGGGGTAAGTTCAAATTTAATTTATCTAGCAGCTTTTAAATATTTTATGTTTGTTTGGCAGTTGTTTTCTGATTTAAAAATCAGTTTTGGTTTTCCTGGACTTGTTTGGAAACCCGAAATTATTTTACCTATTGGTATTTCATTTTATACATTCCATAACATTAGTTACTTAATTGAAGTTTATGATAAACGAATCAATCCTACAAAAAACTTTTTAACTTTTGCAATTTATGATTTGTTTTTCCCGTTGTTACTTCTTGGACCGATTGAAAGACCGGGAAATTTAATTCCACAAATAGAATCTGAACAAATCATCACTAAAGAAAAGATATGGAATGGCATTTCGTTATTTTTCTGGGGGGTTTTCATTAAATCCACAATCGCTGATCCATTTTCTAGATATGTAGAAATTCATGCTTTCTCTTTTGAATCTTTAGAACCTGGGATACTATGGATTGTGGCCCCAGTCATTGCTTTCCAAGTGTATGCAGATTTTTTTGGTTATTCCCTTTGTGCTATGGGCCTTGCGGAGATGATGGGCTTCCAGCTTATGAACAATTTCAAAAGACCATTTTTTTCTTCGAATCCATCAGAGTTTTGGTCAAAATGGCATATTTCCCTTTCAACATGGCTACGAGATTATGTTTATATTAAGTTAGGTGGCAATCGTCATGGTTTCCTTCGTGAAAATTTAAATTTAATGGTAGTTTGGTTTCTTGCAGGGATTTGGCACGGTGCCGGATATGGATTTGTTATTTGGGGAATTTATTTGGGCTTATGTTTGGTTCTCTACCGTTGCCTTAAACATTACGGTTTGGTAAAGGAGAAAATAAGGTTTGTCTCTCTTGTTGGCACCTTTTTTACTTTTTATAGTTTTTCATTGGGATTGTTATTATTTCGTATCCAATCTCCTTCTGAAACAAAGTTAATATTACAAAATTTATCTTCCTTACCAAGTTTGTCCTCAATTCCATTGATGATTCTTTGGACAGCATTACCATTGGTCGTTTTTGATTTTTGGCAAGAAACCAAAGATACAGAACGTCCGAACTTTTTTATATCCGCAAAGCCATATAAATTTCTTTTTATGTTTTTTATTTTATTTCTTTGGTTTTCGTTATTTTCTCCGTTTGGGAAAGAGGATTTTTTCTATTTTCAGTTTTAA
- the atpA gene encoding F0F1 ATP synthase subunit alpha — protein sequence MKIKTDEVTSVLKQEIKNFKKDLQVEEVGTVLEVGDGIARVYGLTNVMSGELVEFQNGVRGQAFNLEENSVGVVIFGDYIKIEEGFSVKRVGKIFEVPVGPELLGRVLNPLGEVIDGKGPLNAKKSRPVESPAPGIAMRKSVHEPMQTGIKAIDAMIPIGRGQRELIIGDRGTGKTSIAIDTIINQKGKGVICVYVAIGQKASTVASTIEMLREKGALEYTIIVSANASEPAPMLYIAPYSGATMAEYFMYEEGKATLVVYDDLSKQAVAYRQMSLLLRRPPGREAYPGDVFYLHSRLLERAAKLDDKFGGGSMTALPIIETQEGEVSAYIPTNVISITDGQIYLQSNLFASGLRPAVDVGISVSRVGSAAQIKAMKKVAGTLKSDLAQFRDLEAFAQLGTELDPVTQAQLDRGYRVLEILKQPNNSPSPVEEQVISIFAVTKGFMDTIPTAKVREFESFLLRTMREQHSEILEEIRTAKEVKQEAALQKTIKSIVEHFLAKNN from the coding sequence ATGAAAATTAAAACAGACGAAGTAACGTCGGTACTAAAACAAGAAATTAAAAACTTCAAAAAAGACCTTCAAGTTGAAGAAGTTGGAACGGTTCTCGAAGTAGGGGACGGGATTGCGAGAGTTTACGGACTCACAAACGTAATGTCAGGAGAGCTTGTTGAATTCCAAAACGGAGTTCGAGGACAAGCATTCAACTTAGAGGAAAACTCCGTTGGGGTTGTGATCTTCGGTGATTATATTAAAATTGAAGAAGGTTTTTCCGTTAAACGTGTGGGAAAAATCTTCGAAGTTCCAGTAGGACCTGAACTTCTCGGTCGAGTGCTAAACCCACTTGGGGAAGTAATCGACGGAAAAGGGCCTCTGAACGCTAAAAAATCAAGACCAGTTGAGTCACCAGCTCCTGGAATTGCGATGAGAAAATCAGTTCATGAACCAATGCAAACAGGAATCAAAGCGATCGATGCGATGATCCCAATTGGACGTGGACAAAGAGAGCTCATCATTGGTGACCGAGGAACTGGAAAAACTTCCATCGCAATCGACACCATCATCAACCAAAAAGGTAAAGGTGTTATCTGCGTTTATGTAGCAATCGGCCAAAAAGCATCTACTGTTGCTTCCACCATCGAAATGTTACGCGAAAAAGGTGCCCTTGAGTATACGATCATCGTATCGGCAAACGCTTCTGAACCTGCTCCTATGTTATACATTGCACCTTACTCTGGTGCGACTATGGCTGAATACTTTATGTATGAAGAAGGAAAGGCAACACTAGTTGTTTACGATGACCTTTCCAAACAAGCCGTAGCATATCGTCAAATGTCACTCCTCCTTCGCCGCCCACCAGGTCGTGAAGCTTACCCTGGAGACGTATTCTACCTTCACTCTCGACTCCTTGAAAGAGCGGCGAAACTCGATGATAAATTCGGTGGTGGGTCTATGACGGCACTTCCTATCATTGAAACACAAGAAGGGGAAGTATCTGCTTACATTCCGACTAACGTAATCTCGATCACTGATGGTCAGATTTACCTTCAGTCCAACTTATTTGCATCGGGCCTTCGCCCTGCGGTGGACGTGGGGATTTCTGTATCACGGGTAGGATCTGCAGCGCAAATCAAAGCGATGAAAAAAGTAGCGGGAACGTTGAAGTCCGATTTGGCTCAGTTCCGTGACTTAGAAGCGTTTGCACAGTTGGGAACAGAACTAGATCCAGTGACACAAGCACAGCTTGATCGTGGATACAGAGTTCTTGAAATTCTGAAACAACCAAACAACTCTCCATCTCCAGTAGAAGAACAAGTGATTTCCATTTTTGCTGTGACCAAAGGATTTATGGATACAATTCCAACTGCAAAAGTTAGAGAATTTGAATCTTTCCTTCTTCGAACGATGAGAGAACAACACTCTGAAATTTTGGAAGAAATCAGAACTGCTAAAGAAGTAAAACAAGAAGCAGCACTACAAAAAACAATCAAATCGATTGTTGAACATTTTTTAGCAAAGAATAACTAA
- the atpD gene encoding F0F1 ATP synthase subunit beta — translation MNKGKIKQIIGSVMDISFDSGNMPEIYNAVEIQSKVNGKDVTITAEVQQHIGDNTVRAISLQSTDGLKRGLEVIDTGVPISVPVGTKTLGRIFNVLGEAIDELGDLPKDVKKMPIHRNAPSYDEIKPKTEIFETGIKVIDLLAPYIKGGKTGLFGGAGVGKTVLIQELINNIAKQHGGYSVFAGVGERTREGNDLWNEMKESGVIDKTVLCFGQMNEPPGARLRIALSALTMAENFRDESGSDILLFVDNIFRFSQAGSEVSALLGRMPSAVGYQPTLSTEMGGLQERITSTTRGSITSVQAIYVPADDLTDPAPATAFAHLDATTTLSRAISEKGIYPAVDPLDSTSRIMNPQIVGEEHYNTAREVQRILQRYKDLQDIIAILGMDELSEDDKILVSRARRLEKFLSQPFHVAEQFTGRPGKYVKLEDTIRSFKGIIEGKYDTLPEQAFYMVGSIDEAIEAAKQLKG, via the coding sequence ATGAATAAAGGTAAAATTAAACAAATCATCGGTTCGGTAATGGACATCAGTTTTGATTCCGGGAATATGCCTGAGATCTACAATGCCGTAGAGATTCAATCTAAAGTAAACGGCAAAGACGTAACAATTACTGCAGAAGTGCAACAGCACATTGGAGACAACACGGTTCGTGCGATCTCCCTTCAATCCACAGACGGATTAAAAAGAGGATTAGAAGTGATTGATACAGGAGTTCCGATTTCTGTTCCAGTAGGAACAAAAACTCTTGGCCGTATCTTTAACGTGCTTGGTGAAGCAATCGACGAACTCGGTGACCTTCCGAAAGACGTAAAAAAGATGCCAATCCACAGAAATGCTCCGTCTTACGATGAAATTAAACCAAAAACTGAAATCTTTGAAACAGGGATCAAGGTTATCGACCTTCTTGCTCCTTACATCAAAGGGGGAAAAACAGGACTATTCGGTGGTGCTGGGGTAGGTAAAACCGTTCTCATCCAAGAGCTAATCAACAACATCGCAAAACAACACGGAGGATATTCTGTGTTTGCGGGTGTGGGTGAAAGAACTCGTGAAGGAAACGACCTTTGGAATGAGATGAAAGAATCTGGAGTGATCGACAAAACAGTTCTTTGTTTTGGTCAAATGAACGAACCACCAGGTGCTCGTCTTCGTATTGCACTTTCTGCTTTGACTATGGCGGAAAACTTCCGTGACGAATCTGGATCTGATATCCTTCTCTTCGTAGACAATATCTTCCGTTTCTCCCAAGCAGGTTCTGAAGTTTCGGCTCTTCTTGGTCGTATGCCATCTGCGGTAGGTTACCAACCAACTCTTTCCACTGAGATGGGTGGATTACAAGAACGAATCACTTCCACAACCAGGGGCTCCATTACTTCGGTGCAAGCGATCTACGTTCCTGCCGACGACTTAACTGATCCGGCTCCTGCGACTGCGTTTGCTCACTTAGATGCAACAACGACTTTATCTCGTGCGATTTCTGAAAAAGGGATTTACCCTGCGGTGGATCCACTCGATTCCACATCGCGCATCATGAACCCACAAATCGTTGGTGAAGAACACTACAACACAGCTCGTGAAGTACAAAGAATTCTTCAAAGATACAAAGACCTACAAGATATCATCGCGATCCTTGGTATGGACGAACTTTCTGAGGATGACAAAATTCTTGTTTCTCGTGCTCGTCGTTTGGAGAAATTCCTCTCGCAACCGTTCCACGTAGCTGAACAGTTTACTGGTCGACCTGGAAAGTATGTAAAATTGGAAGATACCATCCGTTCCTTCAAAGGAATCATTGAAGGTAAGTATGACACACTTCCAGAACAAGCATTCTATATGGTCGGATCGATTGACGAAGCGATCGAAGCGGCGAAACAACTCAAAGGTTAA
- the atpH gene encoding ATP synthase F1 subunit delta, giving the protein MSLNQISKVYATALLELAQETNSLESTEEELSTLVDIFFSDESIRHYFLSPLVDPSEKERTAEKSVQGKASDIVANFITLVVRKNRFLFLKDILEDFRTGVDRLKNRSSLRIVSKDSLGKEAVDRITKSISSKFGREVRVTEQTDPTLIGGFKIFIDDFLIDASIRAKLAGIEEALLQKKIPVGAFE; this is encoded by the coding sequence ATGAGTCTGAACCAAATTTCAAAGGTTTACGCAACGGCACTTTTAGAGTTAGCTCAAGAAACTAACTCGCTTGAGTCAACAGAAGAGGAACTTTCAACACTCGTTGATATTTTCTTTTCTGATGAGTCAATCCGCCATTATTTCCTTTCTCCATTAGTTGATCCTTCTGAGAAAGAACGAACTGCAGAAAAGTCAGTTCAGGGGAAGGCATCGGATATCGTAGCCAACTTCATTACACTTGTGGTTCGTAAGAATCGATTTCTATTCCTCAAGGATATTTTGGAAGATTTTAGAACAGGAGTGGACCGACTTAAAAATCGTAGTTCTCTTCGCATTGTTTCCAAAGATTCTCTTGGCAAAGAAGCCGTAGATCGAATCACCAAGTCTATCTCTTCCAAGTTCGGACGCGAAGTTCGTGTCACAGAACAAACGGATCCAACCCTAATTGGTGGATTCAAAATCTTTATAGACGACTTTTTAATCGATGCCTCGATCCGTGCAAAACTTGCCGGAATTGAAGAGGCTCTCCTCCAAAAGAAAATCCCAGTCGGAGCATTTGAATGA
- a CDS encoding GAF domain-containing protein encodes MGLLDRAEEIKKTSGSQAPKSPTNPQDKPSLLKKAEHFREEIESPIVDSVSIKDSDSEWLDDSFPDTLATEIGDLPNPDGEEEFDLSDIPELTDADFGDLADEEWDENPLPQLENDLENGSNDYQPISDEDSESEPLVEPDLDFDLPSDEESSPEVEAELPETPEPNPIPEPPKANEPEFGDDLIDRDFHDDISEPDAPLPEVNIFDEWENDAKREAAKQPLRQAKDDPAPIGEDVLFDDESDFGTAPMSYHLASKKRIENYQAIFEITKEIASSKEFSDYFDNLVYSLIGQVGCNSVVVLTSTNPKNPKWEAVAAQGIQSKDSWYLSPNDEIYSRISDSETVIYAGEFKSSRLPNRELNLLNEMGSEILVPIRHGQKCFGVLSLGKLINGEEYITDDLEFAKIVGDIAGSVFERVSEFELMNDNLIQAKEVIGINESVLQSAREFARVRKMDEAYDLLIDNIKNKLGVKQFSFLVLDSETRSDYIVFGSNFILPERIKDFKLSKDSDIVGMVSNVPGVYKLENFREDSELKSIFTNDELGIMNEFTILPIINLNWLVGMVIVHSTGSAWTDTTRDVAVTLLETSAPVFANLLILQEKEALFRNPFNPLESRILSEIEKSSQMNLNFTVSLFKIQNVSRMIHLVGAGTFARYADVLRKTMMDHIGELDFFTRVGQGKFAMVLHGKDKEETEVVIKKIKSSFAKKEEAIIGSFRATYRVLNLSYPDDTKDKNQFLEMVEEA; translated from the coding sequence GTGGGACTTCTCGATAGAGCCGAAGAAATTAAAAAGACTTCGGGTTCCCAGGCTCCAAAATCTCCAACTAATCCTCAAGACAAGCCGTCTTTATTGAAAAAAGCAGAACACTTTCGTGAAGAAATTGAATCTCCTATTGTAGATTCCGTTTCAATTAAAGATTCCGACTCAGAATGGTTAGACGATAGTTTCCCGGATACACTCGCTACAGAAATTGGTGATCTTCCGAATCCAGATGGAGAAGAGGAGTTTGACCTCAGTGATATACCTGAGTTGACGGATGCCGATTTTGGTGACTTGGCGGATGAGGAATGGGATGAAAACCCACTTCCACAGTTAGAAAATGATTTAGAGAATGGTTCGAATGATTACCAACCTATCTCCGATGAAGATTCAGAATCTGAGCCATTAGTGGAGCCTGATTTAGATTTTGATTTGCCTTCGGATGAAGAATCTTCTCCTGAAGTAGAAGCAGAACTACCAGAAACTCCGGAACCTAACCCGATACCAGAACCACCAAAGGCAAACGAACCAGAGTTTGGTGATGATTTGATTGATCGTGACTTTCATGATGATATCTCTGAGCCCGATGCCCCACTTCCAGAAGTCAATATTTTTGATGAATGGGAAAATGATGCAAAGAGGGAAGCAGCCAAGCAGCCGTTAAGGCAGGCAAAGGATGATCCAGCTCCTATTGGCGAAGATGTACTGTTTGATGACGAATCTGACTTTGGAACGGCACCAATGTCTTATCATCTTGCTTCTAAAAAACGAATCGAAAATTACCAAGCCATATTTGAAATCACCAAGGAAATTGCATCCTCTAAAGAATTTTCTGATTACTTTGACAACTTAGTTTATAGTTTGATTGGGCAAGTAGGTTGCAATTCAGTTGTTGTCTTAACTTCCACAAACCCAAAAAATCCGAAATGGGAAGCTGTTGCGGCACAAGGAATTCAATCGAAGGATTCTTGGTATCTCTCTCCAAACGATGAAATTTATTCTCGTATTTCTGATTCGGAAACTGTTATTTATGCAGGTGAGTTTAAATCATCACGTTTGCCCAACCGGGAATTGAATTTATTAAATGAAATGGGTTCCGAAATCCTCGTTCCCATTCGGCACGGGCAAAAGTGCTTTGGAGTATTGTCTCTTGGTAAACTGATCAACGGAGAAGAATACATTACAGATGATTTAGAGTTTGCAAAAATTGTTGGTGATATCGCAGGTTCGGTCTTTGAAAGAGTATCGGAATTTGAATTGATGAATGACAATTTAATACAGGCAAAAGAGGTCATCGGTATCAATGAATCTGTATTACAATCTGCTAGAGAATTTGCCCGTGTAAGAAAAATGGACGAAGCCTATGATCTTCTCATTGATAATATTAAAAACAAATTGGGCGTAAAACAGTTTTCCTTTTTGGTGTTGGATTCCGAAACTAGATCCGACTATATTGTGTTTGGTTCTAATTTTATTTTACCGGAACGGATCAAAGATTTTAAACTTAGCAAAGACTCAGATATAGTCGGAATGGTATCAAACGTTCCAGGTGTTTATAAGTTAGAGAATTTTAGAGAAGACTCGGAACTTAAATCAATTTTTACAAATGATGAGTTAGGGATCATGAATGAGTTTACCATTCTTCCTATTATCAATTTGAATTGGCTTGTGGGAATGGTAATTGTCCATTCGACTGGGTCTGCTTGGACAGACACAACAAGAGATGTGGCAGTAACTCTTTTAGAGACTTCGGCCCCTGTATTTGCAAATCTTTTGATTTTACAAGAAAAAGAAGCGTTATTTAGGAATCCATTCAATCCTTTAGAATCTCGAATTTTGAGCGAAATCGAAAAATCGTCTCAGATGAATTTGAATTTTACCGTTTCTTTATTCAAAATTCAAAATGTATCCAGAATGATTCATTTGGTAGGTGCTGGAACATTCGCTCGTTATGCGGACGTTCTTCGTAAAACTATGATGGATCATATTGGGGAATTGGACTTTTTTACTAGAGTAGGCCAAGGAAAATTTGCAATGGTACTTCACGGAAAAGACAAAGAAGAAACTGAAGTAGTCATCAAAAAAATCAAATCCTCTTTTGCAAAAAAAGAAGAAGCTATCATTGGTTCATTTCGTGCCACTTACCGCGTTTTAAATTTATCTTATCCGGATGACACCAAGGACAAAAATCAATTTTTGGAAATGGTTGAAGAAGCCTAA
- the atpC gene encoding ATP synthase F1 subunit epsilon, whose product MSKELTLTVISPDKILYQGKAESVILPGSVGYFGILPGHATLVSQLDFGLIKLHTAGKEFRIAIDGGFCEVRNDQIRVLTEGGDSEDDLSHDHAVELLEEAEALPISKDKEILLKKAKVRILLHER is encoded by the coding sequence ATGAGTAAAGAACTGACTTTAACAGTCATCTCTCCTGACAAAATCCTTTACCAGGGCAAGGCAGAATCAGTGATTTTGCCTGGTTCTGTCGGTTATTTTGGAATTTTACCAGGCCATGCAACCCTTGTCTCCCAACTCGATTTTGGGCTGATCAAATTGCATACGGCTGGAAAAGAATTCCGCATCGCCATCGACGGAGGATTCTGTGAAGTGAGAAACGACCAAATCAGAGTTCTTACCGAAGGTGGGGATTCTGAAGACGATTTGTCACACGACCACGCGGTAGAACTCCTCGAGGAAGCGGAAGCCCTTCCCATTTCCAAAGACAAAGAAATTCTACTAAAGAAAGCAAAAGTTCGCATTTTACTGCACGAACGTTAA
- a CDS encoding DUF5808 domain-containing protein, protein MSYGEDKNFWGIPYGTEISAEAFVKDIWDPSTDEILTPKQFFGLGWGVNLHALGRRVGVIK, encoded by the coding sequence ATGTCATACGGTGAAGATAAAAATTTTTGGGGAATCCCATACGGAACAGAAATTTCAGCAGAAGCATTTGTAAAAGATATTTGGGATCCAAGTACAGATGAAATACTAACGCCAAAACAATTTTTTGGACTTGGTTGGGGAGTCAACCTACATGCCCTTGGTCGACGAGTGGGCGTGATCAAATAA
- the atpG gene encoding ATP synthase F1 subunit gamma, translated as MATPREIKKRINSVKNTRKITRTMEMVSTAKAKKATNKVNAAKPYADLTRELVSSLSSLAGIIHSPYLRKPDKIRKVAILAIAANRGLCGGFNSNLLRMVKNRIEELKSKGVEVEVHAAGKKAIAFFKFAKVELVTTHTNIDDKAGSKEANELATYFMERFANESVDSVEIISTHYYSAATQKPEITTVLPLSMEDTSSKGSSGPEVLYEPDPKTILENLLPMVIKTTFVKIILESVASEHIARRVAMKAATDAAGEMIKLLTRGYNRVRQAKITQEISEIVGGAEAIS; from the coding sequence TTGGCGACACCGCGTGAGATAAAAAAGAGGATTAACTCGGTTAAAAACACGAGAAAAATCACTCGAACCATGGAGATGGTCTCCACGGCAAAGGCAAAAAAAGCCACTAACAAAGTGAATGCGGCGAAACCATACGCTGATTTAACTCGTGAGTTGGTTTCTTCTTTGTCTAGCCTTGCTGGGATCATCCACAGCCCTTACTTAAGGAAGCCGGATAAAATCCGAAAAGTTGCTATCCTTGCAATCGCCGCAAACCGTGGGTTATGTGGTGGTTTTAACTCCAATCTTCTTCGGATGGTCAAAAACCGAATCGAAGAGTTGAAGTCAAAAGGTGTGGAAGTAGAAGTCCATGCCGCAGGGAAAAAAGCCATTGCTTTCTTTAAATTTGCAAAGGTTGAGTTGGTGACAACACATACCAATATTGATGACAAAGCGGGAAGTAAAGAAGCGAACGAACTTGCAACTTACTTTATGGAACGTTTTGCAAATGAATCAGTGGATTCTGTTGAAATTATTTCCACTCACTACTATTCAGCAGCAACTCAGAAACCAGAGATCACAACGGTTCTTCCGTTATCAATGGAAGATACAAGTTCCAAAGGTTCTTCTGGCCCGGAAGTGTTGTATGAACCGGATCCAAAAACAATTTTGGAAAACCTTCTTCCGATGGTGATCAAAACAACTTTTGTTAAGATCATTTTGGAGTCGGTAGCTTCCGAACATATTGCACGTAGAGTAGCGATGAAAGCGGCGACAGATGCGGCTGGTGAGATGATCAAACTTCTGACTCGCGGATACAACCGAGTTCGTCAGGCAAAAATTACACAGGAAATTTCAGAAATCGTAGGGGGAGCGGAAGCCATCTCCTAA
- a CDS encoding porin OmpL1: MLKSLRFGMMGFLLLCLAGSLSAQSGPRSYFMIGLGAQFDLAQLGGTITKDGLDSGQPRLRPDGSAYGTPQKAIYAENTLISLKRTTGGAIGAKTNGAMVGGNVNVGYEKEGVFGINSLFWRINVNYTTKIAGGDTSSTVMGYKWLDQEWHYTAWTVPTYLGIKLYNAANDTAVYVGAGVNYFQGWWGVSGTINNPGLQTFAPGVLGPGGALLGDAPASGIHKENVRFGASGIGLNWLVGAQTKITDKGHLFFELETILSAGMGVGGVSSLGGASALAPWVAYPVVIGGQTYRVGYKIEI; the protein is encoded by the coding sequence ATGCTGAAATCTCTACGTTTTGGAATGATGGGGTTCTTACTTTTGTGCTTAGCTGGTAGCTTAAGCGCACAATCTGGTCCTCGTTCTTATTTTATGATCGGTCTTGGAGCTCAATTTGACCTAGCTCAACTCGGTGGAACCATCACAAAAGATGGTCTAGACTCTGGTCAGCCAAGACTTCGTCCAGATGGATCTGCTTACGGAACGCCACAAAAAGCTATCTACGCTGAAAACACTTTGATCAGTTTGAAAAGAACAACTGGTGGTGCAATCGGTGCAAAAACAAACGGAGCTATGGTAGGTGGAAACGTTAACGTAGGTTACGAAAAAGAGGGGGTTTTTGGAATCAATAGCCTTTTTTGGAGAATCAACGTAAACTATACAACCAAAATCGCTGGTGGTGATACATCTTCAACTGTAATGGGTTACAAATGGTTAGACCAAGAGTGGCATTACACTGCTTGGACTGTTCCTACATACCTTGGTATCAAACTTTACAACGCAGCTAACGACACTGCTGTTTACGTTGGTGCTGGTGTGAACTACTTCCAAGGATGGTGGGGAGTTTCTGGAACCATCAATAACCCTGGACTTCAAACTTTTGCTCCTGGAGTTCTTGGACCTGGTGGTGCTTTACTTGGTGATGCTCCTGCTTCTGGAATTCATAAAGAAAACGTACGATTTGGCGCAAGTGGAATCGGTTTGAACTGGTTAGTTGGTGCACAAACAAAAATCACTGACAAAGGTCACCTTTTCTTCGAACTAGAAACTATCCTTTCCGCAGGAATGGGAGTTGGTGGGGTTTCTTCACTTGGTGGTGCTTCTGCTCTTGCTCCTTGGGTTGCATACCCAGTGGTAATCGGTGGACAAACTTACCGCGTAGGTTACAAAATCGAAATCTAA